A stretch of DNA from Curtobacterium sp. MCBD17_035:
GCGCTCGGACTGCTCGAGGCGTCGTTCGGCTCCGAGCGGGCCGCGGGTGTCATGGAACGCCTGGCGTCCACGATGGCCGGGGCGTCGTTCGAGTTCCTCGACGAGGCCGAGCCCGGGCAGGTCGTCACGCTGCTCGACGGCGAGCTGCCGCAGACGATCGCGCTCGTGCTCGCGCACCTCAGCGCCGGGCAGGCGTCCGCGGTGCTCGCCGGCATCGACGAGGCCGCGCGGACCGACGTCGCGCAGGCGTTCGCGACCATGGGCACGGCGACCCCGGAGGCCGTCGGGATCGTGGCCGCCACGCTCCGCGGTCGCGCCGGCGCCGTCGTCGCTCCCCGCGAGAGCGTCGAGGTCGTCGGCGGCATCGCGCCCCTCGTCGAGATCATCAACCGGTCGGACGTGTCGACCGAGCGGGCCCTGCTCGACAGCCTCGAGTCGCGCGACCCGGAGCTCGCCGAGGACATCCGGTCGCGCATGCTCACGTTCGCCGACATCGTCAAGCTCGAGGCGCGGGACATCCAGCAGGTGCTCCGCGGCATCGACTCGAAGGTGCTCGCGACGGCGATGAAGGGCGCGCAGCAGGCGGTCGTCGAGACCATCCGCGCGAACGTGTCCGAGCGCAACCGTGACCTGCTCGACGACGAGGTGCAGTCGATGGGGCCGGTCCGCATGTCGCAGGTCGAGGAAGCACGTGCCGAGGTGGTCCGTTCCATCCGCGAGCTCGAGGCCCAGGGCGTCATCACGGTGCACCGCGCCGAGGAGGACGACTTCGTTGAGTGACGTCGACACGAGCGCTGCCACGTTCACCCGGATCGCCTATCCCTCGATCGCGGCCCCGGCCGAGGAGCGTCGGAAGGCGCAGGCCGACGTGCGCGGTCACGCCGCGGGCTACGCGGCGGGCCTGCGCGCCGCCGAGGCCGAGGCGTCGGCGCGGCGGGCTGAGCTCGAGGCCGAGCACGTGGCCCGCACCGCAGCGCTCGAGGCGCGGACGGCCGCCGCCGTGGCCGCGCTCGAGACCGCGACGCGCGCGCTCGTGGCACGCGTGGTCCCGGTGCTGCACGAGGCCGAGGAGACCGTGGTCACCACCGCCGTGGAGCTCGCCGAAGCCGTCGTCGGACACGAGATCCGGGCCTCCCGGGCGGTGCCCACCGACGGCCGGGAGGCGCAGCACCCGTCCGGCGCGCTCGCGACCGTCCGACGCGTGCTCGCGTCCCTCGACACCGACGTCGCGCTGGCGGTGCGCCTCAGCCCGGCGGACGCCGCCGCCGTCGCAGGGGCCGCTCTGCCGGTCCCCATCGTCGCGGACCCGGCGTTGCGCGACGGCGACGCCGTGGTCGACCTGCCCTCCGGGATCCTCGACGCGCGCATCACCACGGCGTTCGCCCGCGTGCGTGCCGCGCTCGACCTCGCGCCGGACGACGGGACCGCCTCGTGAGCGTGGGAACGCCGCTGCGGATCCGTCCGGCGGCACTCGACCGCGCCGTCGCGGCGGCACGTCCGCAGCGGGTCGGCGTCGTCACGAGCGCCGTCGGACTCGGACTCACGATCGCGGGGCTCGACTGCGCGATCGGCGAGGTCGTCGCCGTCGGCCGGGACGGCGAACCACCGGTCGCCGTCGAGGTCGTGGCCACCGACGCGAGCGGCATCCGCTGCATGCCGCTCCACCGACTCACCGGCGTGACGGCGGGCACCCCGGCACGGCCGACCGGGCGTCCCGTGCTCGTGCCCACCGGTGCCGGTCTGTTCGGGCGTGTGCTCGACGGGCTCGGGCGGCCGATCGACGGTGCCGGGCCGCTCGACGCCGACGACCTGGTGCCCCTCGACCACGACACGCCCTCCGCCATGCACCGCGCACGGATCGCGACCCCGCTCCAGCTCGGCGTCCGCGTGCTCGACACCCTCACCACCGTCGGCCG
This window harbors:
- a CDS encoding FliH/SctL family protein — encoded protein: MSDVDTSAATFTRIAYPSIAAPAEERRKAQADVRGHAAGYAAGLRAAEAEASARRAELEAEHVARTAALEARTAAAVAALETATRALVARVVPVLHEAEETVVTTAVELAEAVVGHEIRASRAVPTDGREAQHPSGALATVRRVLASLDTDVALAVRLSPADAAAVAGAALPVPIVADPALRDGDAVVDLPSGILDARITTAFARVRAALDLAPDDGTAS
- the fliG gene encoding flagellar motor switch protein FliG, whose translation is MSTPLTTPSSGAPTAGTQQLTGAQKVAVILMQMDTASAAKVMKQFSELEAEEITAEIVRMRRVDQTVADRAIAEFHRISTTGRVTRRGGKDAALGLLEASFGSERAAGVMERLASTMAGASFEFLDEAEPGQVVTLLDGELPQTIALVLAHLSAGQASAVLAGIDEAARTDVAQAFATMGTATPEAVGIVAATLRGRAGAVVAPRESVEVVGGIAPLVEIINRSDVSTERALLDSLESRDPELAEDIRSRMLTFADIVKLEARDIQQVLRGIDSKVLATAMKGAQQAVVETIRANVSERNRDLLDDEVQSMGPVRMSQVEEARAEVVRSIRELEAQGVITVHRAEEDDFVE